The following are encoded in a window of Thiohalobacter sp. IOR34 genomic DNA:
- a CDS encoding cytochrome c3 family protein, whose protein sequence is MISTRTPHNTQAVLLLLLLALALIFNNQTFAARDIGAQRECAICHVMWIKAFKREDVQTLIPYEPKPVLETGRQDVVSTPRMCFSCHDGFVLDSRFLWKKGRHQHPVGVKPSERISLPVKNGKNLFPLNDDGNIYCGSCHSAHGVDWETTDSPIFMRVRSIDGALCQSCHEEKTHGPASGSHPIDKPLENPPALFRTTHAKLSNDGRITCQSCHTAHDAPEEKLLVVSNPRSELCGTCHADRYTHSLQAAAEARTHPVNLQPGKASIPPRLISLGARRGPRGELICQTCHRPHDAKSPSGLLTASNAASRLCLSCHRQQRGVIGGKHDVAELEPGKRDSTSGTCAACHRPHQGKGPKMWARDRPPGLDPMATLCLSCHQADGMARKHRTGRHSHPVGAPIARLGQAVSLPAFSATGVKHQGDGKGMLSCASCHDPHQWDPAHADRRGNSKEEGNERTSFLRIANDSNSKLCRRCHISKRAIAGSEHDLARSAPKARTAGGKTAKQAGLCGNCHRVHNGLGPLMWARQLPAGIRPTAAPCLSCHRQDGPAAKKAIDGHNHPLDVPIGRLGIKATLDRWLSRLPQRLGILPPTPLPLFDLAGRRSTHEGRVGCATCHDPHRWSTRGKPEVKVEGDADSSFLRIADGGRSALCTNCHLQKSVVARSRHAQARLSLPDNSGRGSCSLCHRPHQARGPFLWARDMGPGSTAVQRLCTDCHRADGAAKEHTTGEHSHPLGIKPSPPYRPRRLPLFSSRGSHDEKGHLDCASCHNPHQWNPDRPRQTDDMKTEGDARTSFLRISAEKGDLCADCHRQQAAILGTDHDLAVTAPTAVNARHQTVSESGLCGQCHGVHNAGSELRLWARVPGATGSNPVERLCRSCHAAGASASAKIPVESQHPTRILVWAESLRAGLRPGSHGAVPVFDENGKQASIGNISCPSCHDPHRWRAGSDHPGSGRNEEGDVTSSFLRLSDTRDFLCADCHGPDSLYRYKYFHAKKGHIKHSLAR, encoded by the coding sequence ATGATTTCCACACGCACCCCTCACAACACCCAGGCGGTGCTTCTGCTGCTGCTCCTGGCACTTGCCCTGATCTTCAACAACCAGACATTTGCTGCCCGAGATATTGGCGCACAACGTGAATGCGCCATCTGTCATGTCATGTGGATCAAGGCATTCAAGCGTGAAGACGTGCAGACCCTGATCCCTTACGAACCAAAGCCGGTTCTCGAAACCGGCCGACAAGACGTGGTCAGCACCCCACGTATGTGCTTTTCCTGCCATGATGGCTTCGTGCTCGACTCACGTTTCCTATGGAAGAAGGGAAGGCATCAGCATCCGGTCGGGGTCAAGCCCTCGGAACGCATCAGCCTTCCGGTAAAGAATGGCAAGAATCTGTTCCCCCTCAATGACGATGGAAACATCTATTGTGGCAGCTGCCATTCGGCGCACGGGGTCGACTGGGAGACAACCGACTCGCCCATCTTCATGCGCGTCCGCAGTATCGACGGGGCACTCTGCCAATCCTGCCACGAGGAGAAGACCCATGGCCCCGCCAGTGGCAGCCATCCAATCGACAAGCCGCTGGAGAATCCACCCGCTCTGTTTCGAACTACACATGCCAAACTGAGCAACGATGGCAGGATCACCTGTCAGAGCTGCCATACCGCACATGATGCACCGGAGGAGAAGCTGCTGGTCGTTTCCAATCCGCGTTCCGAGCTATGCGGCACTTGCCATGCCGACCGTTACACCCACTCGCTGCAGGCAGCCGCCGAAGCCCGCACCCATCCGGTCAATCTGCAGCCAGGCAAGGCCTCCATCCCTCCCCGTCTGATCAGCTTGGGTGCCAGGAGGGGTCCCCGCGGGGAGCTGATATGCCAGACCTGCCATCGGCCGCACGACGCCAAGTCCCCGTCCGGCCTGCTAACGGCAAGCAATGCCGCTTCCCGTCTGTGCCTGAGCTGCCATCGCCAGCAGCGAGGCGTGATCGGTGGCAAACATGATGTGGCCGAGCTCGAGCCCGGCAAGCGGGACAGCACGAGCGGTACCTGTGCTGCCTGTCACAGGCCGCACCAGGGCAAAGGACCGAAGATGTGGGCGCGTGATCGCCCACCCGGCCTCGACCCGATGGCCACGCTGTGCCTGAGTTGCCACCAGGCGGACGGTATGGCCCGCAAACACCGGACCGGTCGTCACAGCCATCCGGTCGGCGCGCCTATCGCGCGGCTGGGCCAGGCGGTCAGCCTGCCGGCGTTCTCCGCCACGGGTGTCAAACACCAGGGCGATGGCAAGGGCATGCTGAGTTGCGCAAGCTGCCACGATCCTCACCAGTGGGATCCAGCTCACGCCGATCGACGCGGCAACAGCAAGGAAGAAGGCAATGAACGAACCAGCTTCCTGCGCATCGCCAACGACAGTAACTCGAAACTCTGCCGTCGATGTCATATCAGCAAGCGGGCCATTGCCGGCAGTGAGCACGATCTGGCGCGCTCCGCACCCAAGGCGCGCACGGCGGGCGGCAAGACGGCAAAACAGGCCGGTCTCTGCGGCAACTGCCACCGGGTACACAACGGCCTCGGCCCGCTGATGTGGGCGCGGCAACTGCCGGCAGGTATCCGGCCGACCGCCGCGCCCTGCCTGAGCTGCCATCGCCAGGACGGCCCCGCCGCCAAGAAAGCGATCGACGGCCACAACCACCCGCTCGACGTACCCATCGGCCGGCTGGGTATCAAGGCCACGCTGGACCGCTGGCTGAGCCGTCTGCCTCAGCGTCTGGGCATCCTTCCGCCCACCCCCCTGCCTCTGTTCGATCTTGCCGGCAGGCGCAGCACCCACGAGGGACGGGTCGGTTGTGCCACCTGTCACGATCCGCACCGCTGGTCGACCCGCGGCAAGCCGGAGGTGAAGGTCGAAGGAGATGCCGACAGCAGCTTCCTGCGCATTGCCGACGGCGGTCGCAGTGCACTGTGCACCAACTGCCATCTGCAGAAGAGCGTGGTCGCACGCAGCCGCCATGCTCAAGCCCGGCTCTCACTGCCGGACAATAGCGGGCGGGGGAGCTGCAGCCTCTGCCACCGGCCCCATCAGGCGCGCGGCCCCTTTCTCTGGGCTCGTGATATGGGACCCGGCAGCACTGCCGTACAGCGCCTCTGCACCGACTGCCACCGTGCTGACGGGGCCGCCAAGGAGCACACCACGGGCGAACACAGCCATCCGCTGGGCATCAAGCCTTCTCCCCCCTACCGGCCACGTCGACTGCCGCTGTTCAGCAGCAGGGGCAGCCATGACGAGAAAGGTCATCTGGACTGCGCCAGCTGCCACAATCCGCACCAGTGGAATCCAGACAGGCCGCGCCAGACCGACGACATGAAGACCGAAGGGGATGCACGCACCAGTTTTCTGCGCATCAGCGCCGAGAAGGGCGATCTCTGTGCCGACTGCCACCGCCAGCAGGCGGCCATCCTTGGTACCGACCATGATCTGGCGGTAACCGCTCCGACTGCGGTCAACGCCCGCCATCAGACCGTGTCCGAATCCGGCCTCTGCGGCCAATGCCATGGCGTGCACAACGCGGGCAGCGAATTGCGTCTCTGGGCACGCGTCCCCGGTGCCACGGGCAGCAACCCGGTGGAACGACTGTGCCGCAGCTGCCATGCCGCGGGGGCATCGGCCTCGGCCAAGATCCCGGTGGAAAGCCAGCATCCAACCCGCATCCTGGTCTGGGCGGAAAGCCTCCGCGCCGGCCTGCGACCCGGCAGCCACGGCGCAGTGCCGGTCTTTGACGAGAACGGCAAGCAGGCCAGCATCGGCAACATCAGCTGTCCGTCCTGCCACGACCCCCATCGCTGGCGAGCCGGCAGCG
- a CDS encoding NHL repeat-containing protein, with protein sequence MIGHADRSRHGRSSTQTMQEWLAVALLFVLISFIAITPCLASEPHTLVAKHLYDLQGPPGSPLSLPSDVVLDSSGRAYVVDGGNNRIAVFSSTGKWLYEIGRKGKQFNGMNGPVGIGISADGILFVADRNNSRVLGFTLNGKLIQDIPLRSGKYSIHPIDVAVSADGSRLFITGNNNHSLMVYTRDGGYLSQWGGEGVDEGQFRYPATLSLDGTGSIYVVDVLNTRVQKFSEDGRFLVQIGEWGVRPGNFYRPKGVAATSSGVVLVSDSYLNAIQVFSSDSRFRFQLLTDDPSRGFTTPSGLALGNNGLLYVCEMLANRVSVFQLDLPPP encoded by the coding sequence ATGATCGGACACGCTGACAGGTCTCGCCATGGCAGATCCTCCACCCAGACCATGCAGGAGTGGCTGGCTGTAGCCCTCCTGTTTGTCCTGATCTCTTTCATCGCAATCACGCCATGCCTTGCCAGTGAGCCACATACCCTGGTGGCCAAGCACCTGTATGACCTGCAAGGACCACCGGGCAGTCCGCTCAGCCTGCCCAGCGATGTGGTCCTGGACAGCAGCGGCCGGGCCTATGTCGTCGACGGCGGCAACAACAGGATTGCAGTCTTCTCCAGCACAGGAAAATGGCTCTATGAAATAGGCCGGAAAGGCAAGCAGTTCAACGGCATGAACGGACCCGTAGGCATCGGGATTTCTGCAGACGGCATCCTGTTCGTCGCCGATCGCAACAACAGTCGGGTGTTGGGATTTACCCTGAATGGCAAATTGATCCAGGATATCCCGCTTCGGTCCGGGAAGTATTCCATCCACCCGATCGATGTCGCTGTTTCTGCGGATGGCAGCCGGCTTTTCATTACCGGCAACAATAATCACAGCCTTATGGTCTACACCCGCGATGGAGGCTATCTCAGCCAATGGGGAGGTGAAGGCGTCGACGAAGGCCAATTCCGCTACCCGGCCACTCTTTCCCTCGATGGCACCGGCTCGATATATGTCGTCGATGTCCTCAACACACGTGTACAAAAGTTTTCCGAGGATGGACGATTCCTGGTGCAGATCGGAGAATGGGGGGTACGGCCCGGCAACTTCTACCGCCCCAAAGGGGTGGCTGCTACAAGCAGTGGTGTGGTACTGGTTTCCGACAGCTACCTCAATGCAATTCAGGTCTTCAGTAGCGACAGTCGTTTCCGGTTCCAGCTCCTAACGGATGACCCCTCGCGTGGCTTCACCACACCGAGTGGCCTCGCCCTGGGCAATAATGGACTGTTATATGTCTGTGAGATGCTCGCCAACCGGGTCTCTGTCTTTCAACTGGATCTGCCTCCACCATGA